In Streptococcus oralis, a single window of DNA contains:
- a CDS encoding zinc-ribbon domain-containing transport protein: protein MKKFYALLMTCLLLVFLSVPQIVDAGVGHSRSGGSSRSSSRSSSHSSGGGSRSGGSSYHYYRSGYGSSSDSSTSSPYLGFMFILVGGIILVVIVKSLQNKSGDSSSTYTSNDYQTLHRRVEHNTLAISRVKNGDPNFDAEAFTSWVKEVYLKLQVAWTEKNWNSVRALESTSLYSQHSTQLEDHIRAKTTNVLEKVCIENVRIKEFIENPDGNDTLVVILSSTLRDYVIDDETRRVLEGDPKKDLFTVYQLNFIRQHGSQTQAVNPDEVVSDHCPNCGAPLKISAVSECDYCGANLSRSPNQWVLDTYDVVDEDELYN, encoded by the coding sequence ATGAAAAAGTTTTATGCTCTTTTAATGACCTGTTTATTACTTGTTTTTCTATCCGTGCCTCAAATCGTTGATGCAGGTGTCGGACATTCCAGAAGTGGAGGGAGCAGCCGCAGTAGCTCCAGAAGTAGCAGCCACTCAAGTGGAGGTGGAAGTCGTTCTGGTGGCTCATCCTACCACTACTACCGCTCTGGATACGGATCATCCTCTGACAGTTCTACTAGCTCTCCCTATCTAGGATTTATGTTCATATTAGTAGGAGGAATCATACTAGTTGTTATCGTCAAATCCTTGCAGAATAAGTCTGGAGATTCGAGTTCAACCTACACTAGTAATGATTATCAAACGCTCCATCGTCGAGTTGAACACAACACACTGGCCATTAGTCGTGTTAAAAATGGGGATCCAAACTTCGACGCTGAGGCCTTCACATCTTGGGTTAAGGAAGTCTACCTTAAATTGCAGGTTGCCTGGACTGAAAAAAATTGGAACTCTGTCCGCGCTTTGGAAAGTACCAGTCTCTACTCTCAACATAGCACCCAACTCGAAGACCATATTCGAGCTAAAACAACCAATGTTTTAGAGAAAGTTTGTATCGAAAATGTTCGCATCAAGGAGTTCATTGAAAATCCTGACGGAAACGACACCTTAGTGGTGATCCTGTCATCTACCTTGCGGGACTATGTCATTGACGATGAGACTCGCCGTGTCCTTGAAGGAGACCCTAAAAAAGATCTCTTCACCGTGTATCAATTGAACTTTATCCGTCAACACGGTAGCCAAACGCAAGCAGTCAATCCAGACGAAGTTGTGAGCGACCACTGTCCAAACTGTGGCGCACCATTGAAAATCTCCGCAGTTAGTGAGTGCGACTACTGTGGTGCCAATCTCTCTCGCAGTCCAAACCAATGGGTACTGGATACCTATGATGTTGTGGATGAAGACGAGCTTTATAATTAG
- the accB gene encoding acetyl-CoA carboxylase biotin carboxyl carrier protein, whose amino-acid sequence MNLNEIKDLMAQFDQSSLREFSYKNGTDELQFSKNEARMASEAPTQVVPAPAAVAASPVVSAPSTPVDSPVEEAPAPAKTTVAPEGDVVESPLVGVAYLAAGPDKPAFVTVGDSVKKGQTLVIIEAMKVMNEIPAPKDGVVTEILVSNEEMVEFGKGLVRIK is encoded by the coding sequence ATGAATTTAAATGAGATCAAGGACTTGATGGCTCAATTTGACCAATCAAGTTTGAGAGAATTTTCTTATAAAAACGGAACGGACGAATTGCAGTTCAGTAAGAATGAAGCAAGAATGGCTTCTGAAGCACCAACTCAAGTTGTTCCAGCGCCAGCTGCAGTAGCTGCAAGTCCAGTAGTTTCTGCCCCTTCAACTCCAGTAGATAGTCCAGTAGAAGAAGCACCAGCACCAGCTAAAACGACGGTTGCTCCAGAGGGTGATGTTGTTGAAAGTCCACTTGTAGGGGTGGCTTACCTGGCCGCTGGACCAGATAAACCTGCCTTTGTCACAGTCGGAGACAGTGTTAAAAAAGGTCAGACTTTGGTGATTATCGAAGCCATGAAGGTTATGAATGAAATTCCTGCACCTAAGGATGGTGTGGTGACAGAAATTCTCGTTTCAAATGAAGAAATGGTTGAGTTCGGTAAAGGATTGGTACGTATCAAATGA
- a CDS encoding CPBP family intramembrane glutamic endopeptidase yields the protein MKKTIHLGICMILMFLYIYLTPLGAITLARIFGLGMDSYIIFLVGEVLLIFFLFVLWLKKKKMLFIFEKKSWRWSYLAFLVACFLIYSFLNGFRMLNIRLIDHSFIFQDLLSELYLNGRETTLSSLIFLIFNISIVPVVEETIYRGYFMNTFFPKSEFYLDVILSSFIFGLSHLVLSHRDPISLLIYSILGLLFAVAYRVTGSLRFTILCHSFYNIIPYAPSLLFYIYYLIFR from the coding sequence ATGAAAAAGACAATACATTTAGGAATCTGTATGATTTTAATGTTCCTGTACATTTATTTAACGCCATTAGGAGCTATAACTCTAGCTAGGATCTTTGGTTTAGGAATGGACAGCTATATAATCTTCCTAGTTGGAGAAGTGTTGCTTATTTTCTTTTTATTCGTTTTGTGGTTGAAAAAGAAGAAGATGCTCTTTATCTTCGAGAAAAAGAGTTGGCGCTGGTCTTATCTCGCTTTCTTAGTGGCTTGCTTTCTTATCTATTCTTTTCTAAATGGATTTAGAATGCTGAATATTCGATTGATTGACCATAGCTTTATTTTCCAAGACCTTCTTTCAGAACTTTACTTAAACGGGAGAGAAACGACTCTATCAAGTCTTATATTTTTAATCTTTAACATTTCGATTGTACCTGTTGTCGAGGAGACAATCTATAGGGGTTATTTTATGAATACCTTCTTTCCGAAGTCGGAGTTTTATTTGGATGTGATCTTGTCTTCTTTCATCTTTGGACTCAGTCACTTGGTTCTATCCCATCGTGATCCCATCAGTCTCCTAATTTATAGTATTCTTGGTCTTCTATTTGCAGTTGCTTATCGAGTTACGGGTAGTCTTCGATTTACCATTCTTTGTCATAGTTTCTATAATATTATTCCCTATGCTCCGTCGCTCTTATTTTATATCTATTATTTGATTTTTAGATAG
- the nusB gene encoding transcription antitermination factor NusB translates to MTSPLLESRRQLRKCAFQALMSLEFGTDVETACRFAYTHDREDTDVQLPAFLTELVSGVQAKKEELDKQITQHLKAGWTIERLTLVERNLLRLGVFEITSFDTPQLVAVNEAIELAKDFSDQKSARFINGLLSQFVTEEQ, encoded by the coding sequence ATGACTAGTCCACTATTAGAATCTAGACGCCAACTCCGTAAATGCGCTTTTCAAGCTCTCATGAGTCTTGAATTCGGTACGGATGTCGAAACTGCTTGTCGTTTCGCCTATACTCATGATCGTGAAGATACGGATGTGCAACTTCCAGCCTTTTTGACAGAGCTAGTTTCTGGTGTTCAGGCTAAAAAGGAAGAACTAGACAAGCAAATCACACAGCATTTAAAAGCAGGTTGGACCATCGAGCGTTTAACACTCGTGGAGAGAAACCTCCTTCGCTTGGGAGTCTTTGAAATCACTTCATTTGACACCCCTCAGTTGGTTGCTGTTAACGAAGCTATCGAGCTTGCAAAGGACTTCTCAGATCAAAAATCTGCCCGTTTTATCAACGGACTGCTCAGCCAGTTTGTAACAGAAGAACAGTAA
- the accD gene encoding acetyl-CoA carboxylase, carboxyltransferase subunit beta, which produces MALFSKKDKYIRINPNRSVRQAPQAKPEVPDELFSKCPGCKHTIYQKDLGSERICPHCSYTFRISAQERLALTVDSDSFVEMFTGIETQDPLNFPGYQKKLASMREKTGLDEAVLTGTASIKGQKVALGIMDSNFIMASMGTVVGEKITCLFEYATLENLPVVLFTASGGARMQEGIMSLMQMAKISAAVQRHSKAGLFYLTILTDPTTGGVTASFAMEGDIILAEPQSLVGFAGRRVIENTVRETLPDDFQKAEFLLEHGFVDAIVKRRELPETIAKLVRLHGGSRG; this is translated from the coding sequence ATGGCTCTATTTAGTAAAAAGGATAAGTATATTCGGATCAATCCTAATCGATCCGTAAGGCAGGCACCACAAGCCAAGCCGGAGGTGCCTGATGAACTCTTCTCAAAGTGTCCTGGATGTAAACACACCATTTATCAAAAGGACCTTGGGAGTGAGCGCATTTGTCCCCATTGTAGCTATACTTTCCGTATTTCAGCCCAAGAGCGCCTGGCTCTAACAGTTGATTCTGATAGCTTTGTGGAGATGTTTACAGGAATTGAAACTCAAGATCCCTTGAACTTTCCTGGTTATCAGAAAAAACTGGCTAGCATGCGTGAAAAAACAGGACTAGATGAAGCTGTCCTGACTGGTACAGCTAGCATCAAGGGGCAAAAAGTTGCTCTTGGGATCATGGATTCCAACTTTATCATGGCGTCGATGGGAACAGTTGTGGGTGAAAAAATTACGTGCTTGTTTGAGTATGCAACGCTAGAAAACTTGCCAGTCGTTCTCTTCACAGCTTCTGGTGGAGCCCGTATGCAAGAAGGAATCATGAGCTTGATGCAGATGGCTAAAATTTCTGCGGCAGTTCAACGTCATTCCAAGGCAGGACTTTTTTACCTAACTATTTTAACCGATCCGACAACAGGTGGGGTGACCGCTTCTTTTGCTATGGAAGGGGATATTATCCTAGCGGAGCCACAGAGTTTGGTTGGTTTTGCTGGACGTCGTGTTATCGAAAATACAGTTCGTGAGACCTTGCCGGATGACTTCCAAAAGGCAGAATTTTTGCTTGAACATGGATTTGTTGATGCAATTGTCAAACGGAGAGAATTGCCTGAAACAATTGCTAAATTAGTAAGATTGCATGGAGGAAGTCGCGGATGA
- a CDS encoding SPFH domain-containing protein, producing the protein MGFIRAALSAGLNSFNDSKFKEAIVLPDNVSGDALAVKGQLLTKDPDGRSRHSNQNTGLLSDGSVVIVPQGYTAVLVNNGTFLGEVLEAGSHEWQAGDNAWLLEKGGLKGTWENFKNRFSFGGQVITQQEIIFIRMQPIAGNKFGTQNAVEYFSERYQQLLNIRFYGLFDVKIADPVLFYVSSVSRQITDGQPFTLQDVAQGTLRQNIAPKIAIAIAKYTNENKVDIYSLNANQDTFNELAKQEVNKVWTGLYGIEATNILLEDLSYDQESLDIVRKLDSELVAMKYNTIEIEERRARNEALIAAASNEGNGNGMNMFMGMNLGQTLGGQLSQQVQNQAPAQNAGQATSKNFYIEVDGKYVLVTKDEDGNIVPVN; encoded by the coding sequence ATGGGATTTATACGTGCAGCCTTATCAGCAGGCTTAAATAGTTTTAATGATAGTAAATTCAAGGAAGCCATTGTCCTTCCAGATAATGTCTCTGGCGACGCTTTGGCCGTCAAGGGTCAATTACTCACAAAAGACCCAGATGGACGTTCTCGTCACAGCAATCAAAATACTGGACTTTTGTCAGATGGCAGTGTGGTTATCGTTCCTCAAGGTTATACCGCTGTTTTGGTAAACAACGGTACCTTCCTTGGTGAAGTCCTCGAAGCTGGTAGCCACGAATGGCAAGCTGGTGATAACGCCTGGCTCCTTGAAAAAGGTGGTTTAAAAGGCACTTGGGAAAACTTTAAAAACCGTTTCTCTTTTGGTGGACAAGTCATCACCCAACAGGAAATTATCTTTATCCGCATGCAACCCATTGCAGGTAATAAGTTCGGCACACAAAATGCGGTCGAATACTTCAGCGAACGTTACCAACAACTGCTTAACATCCGTTTCTATGGCTTGTTTGATGTAAAAATAGCAGATCCAGTCCTCTTCTACGTGAGTTCTGTTAGCCGTCAAATTACTGACGGACAGCCATTTACTCTCCAAGATGTAGCTCAAGGAACGCTCCGTCAAAATATCGCACCGAAAATCGCGATTGCCATTGCCAAATATACCAACGAAAACAAGGTTGATATCTATAGCCTCAATGCCAACCAAGACACCTTTAACGAACTCGCTAAACAAGAGGTCAACAAGGTTTGGACAGGTCTCTACGGGATTGAAGCAACTAACATCTTGCTTGAAGACCTCAGCTACGACCAAGAAAGTCTTGATATCGTTCGTAAGCTTGATAGTGAGCTCGTTGCAATGAAGTACAACACGATTGAAATCGAAGAACGCCGTGCTCGCAACGAAGCGCTTATTGCTGCAGCTTCCAACGAAGGAAATGGCAATGGGATGAACATGTTTATGGGCATGAATCTTGGCCAAACTCTCGGTGGTCAACTAAGTCAACAAGTCCAAAATCAAGCACCGGCTCAAAATGCTGGGCAAGCTACTAGCAAGAATTTTTATATCGAAGTCGATGGAAAATACGTCCTCGTTACCAAAGACGAAGATGGAAATATCGTACCAGTCAACTAA
- the efp gene encoding elongation factor P has translation MIEASKLKAGMTFETADGKLIRVLEASHHKPGKGNTIMRMKLRDVRTGSTFDTSYRPEEKFEQAIIETVPAQYLYKMDDTAYFMNTETYDQYEIPVVNVENELLYILENSDVKIQFYGTEVIGVTVPTTVELTVAETQPSIKGATVTGSGKPATMETGLIVNVPDFIEAGQKLVINTAEGTYVSRA, from the coding sequence ATGATTGAAGCAAGTAAATTAAAGGCTGGTATGACCTTTGAAACAGCTGACGGAAAATTGATCCGCGTTTTGGAAGCTAGCCACCACAAACCAGGTAAAGGAAACACAATCATGCGTATGAAATTGCGTGATGTCCGTACTGGTTCTACATTTGACACAAGCTACCGTCCAGAGGAAAAATTTGAACAAGCTATCATCGAGACTGTCCCAGCTCAATACTTATACAAAATGGATGACACAGCCTACTTCATGAATACAGAAACTTACGACCAATACGAAATCCCTGTAGTCAACGTTGAAAACGAATTGCTTTACATCCTTGAAAACTCTGATGTGAAGATCCAATTCTACGGAACTGAAGTGATTGGTGTTACCGTTCCTACTACTGTCGAATTGACAGTTGCAGAAACTCAACCATCTATCAAAGGTGCTACTGTTACAGGTTCTGGTAAACCAGCAACGATGGAAACTGGACTTATCGTAAACGTTCCAGACTTCATCGAAGCAGGACAAAAACTCGTTATCAACACTGCAGAAGGAACTTACGTTTCTCGTGCCTAA
- the fabZ gene encoding 3-hydroxyacyl-ACP dehydratase FabZ, with protein sequence MIDIQGIKEALPHRYPMLLVDRVLEVSEDTIVAIKNVTINEPFFNGHFPQYPVMPGVLIMEALAQTAGVLELSKPENKGKLVFYAGMDKVKFKKQVVPGDQLVMTATFVKRRGTIAVVEAKAEVDGKLAASGTLTFAIGN encoded by the coding sequence ATGATCGATATTCAAGGAATCAAAGAAGCTCTACCCCATCGCTACCCCATGCTCCTAGTGGATCGTGTCTTGGAAGTGAGCGAGGATACCATTGTTGCCATTAAAAATGTGACCATCAACGAACCTTTCTTCAATGGGCATTTTCCTCAATACCCAGTCATGCCAGGTGTTCTTATCATGGAGGCCTTGGCTCAGACTGCTGGTGTCTTGGAATTGTCCAAACCTGAAAATAAAGGGAAACTGGTCTTCTATGCTGGCATGGACAAGGTTAAGTTCAAGAAGCAAGTTGTACCAGGTGACCAATTAGTCATGACGGCTACTTTTGTTAAACGTCGTGGTACGATTGCTGTGGTTGAAGCGAAGGCTGAAGTAGATGGTAAGCTTGCAGCGAGTGGTACTCTTACCTTTGCAATTGGAAACTAA
- a CDS encoding acetyl-CoA carboxylase carboxyl transferase subunit alpha, whose protein sequence is MSIAKIVREAREQSRLTALDFANGIFDEFIELHGDRSFRDDGAVIGGIGWLGDQAVTVVGIQKGKSLHDNLKRNFGQPHPEGYRKALRLMKQAEKFGRPVVTFINTAGAYPGVGAEERGQGEAIARNLMEMSDLKVPIIAIIIGEGGSGGALALAVANRVWMLENSIYAVLSPEGFASILWKDGSRAMEAAELMKITSHELLEMGIVDKVISEAGLSSKELLGCVKNELRAELDRLQELPLDQLIEERYQRFRKY, encoded by the coding sequence ATGAGTATAGCAAAAATAGTCAGAGAGGCACGCGAGCAGAGTCGCTTGACTGCACTTGATTTTGCCAATGGAATTTTTGACGAGTTTATCGAATTGCATGGAGATCGCTCTTTCCGTGATGATGGTGCGGTTATCGGTGGAATTGGTTGGTTAGGTGACCAAGCAGTAACTGTCGTTGGTATCCAAAAGGGGAAGAGTCTTCATGATAACCTCAAACGAAATTTTGGGCAACCACATCCAGAAGGCTATCGTAAGGCCTTGCGCCTGATGAAACAGGCAGAAAAGTTTGGCCGTCCAGTTGTGACCTTTATCAATACGGCGGGTGCTTACCCAGGTGTTGGTGCCGAGGAACGTGGACAAGGTGAAGCAATTGCCCGAAACCTGATGGAAATGAGTGATCTCAAGGTTCCAATCATCGCGATTATTATCGGTGAAGGAGGATCTGGTGGGGCCCTAGCTCTAGCCGTAGCTAACCGTGTCTGGATGTTAGAAAACTCAATCTACGCAGTACTTAGCCCTGAAGGATTTGCCTCTATCCTTTGGAAGGATGGAAGTCGTGCTATGGAAGCAGCGGAGTTGATGAAAATCACTTCACACGAACTTCTAGAAATGGGAATCGTAGACAAGGTAATCTCAGAAGCAGGGCTGTCAAGTAAAGAACTGCTAGGTTGCGTTAAAAATGAATTGCGTGCAGAACTAGATAGGTTGCAAGAACTACCACTCGACCAACTTATCGAAGAACGTTACCAACGCTTTAGAAAATACTAA
- the accC gene encoding acetyl-CoA carboxylase biotin carboxylase subunit: MFRKILIANRGEIAVRIIRAARELGIATVAVYSTADKEALHTLLADEAICIGPGKATESYLNINAILSAAVLTEAEAIHPGFGFLSENSKFATMCDEVGIKFIGPSGAVMDTMGDKINAREQMIKAGVPVIPGSDGEVHTAEEALAVAEKIGYPVMLKASAGGGGKGIRKVEKAEDLVAAFETASSEAKANFGNGAMYLERVIYPARHIEVQILADQEGHVVHLGERDCSLQRNNQKVLEESPSIAIGKTLRHEIGAAAVRAAESVGYENAGTIEFLLDEASGNFYFMEMNTRVQVEHPVTEFVSGVDIVKEQIRIAAGQPLPFKQEDIVLRGHAIECRINAENPAFNFAPSPGKITNLYLPSGGVGLRVDSAVYPGYTIPPYYDSMIAKIIVHGENRFDALMKMQRALYELDIEGVQTNADFQLDLISDRRVIAGDYDTSFLMETFLPQYQEKE; the protein is encoded by the coding sequence ATGTTTCGTAAAATTTTGATTGCCAACCGTGGTGAGATTGCGGTTCGCATTATTCGAGCTGCGCGTGAATTGGGCATTGCAACCGTAGCAGTCTATTCAACTGCTGATAAGGAAGCTCTTCACACACTCCTAGCGGATGAAGCTATCTGTATCGGACCTGGTAAGGCGACAGAATCTTATCTCAATATCAATGCTATTTTATCTGCTGCAGTCTTGACAGAAGCAGAAGCCATCCACCCAGGTTTTGGTTTTCTTAGCGAAAACTCTAAGTTTGCCACGATGTGTGATGAAGTGGGGATTAAATTTATCGGCCCTTCTGGAGCTGTAATGGATACCATGGGAGATAAGATCAATGCGCGTGAGCAAATGATCAAGGCTGGGGTTCCAGTTATCCCAGGATCTGATGGTGAAGTTCACACGGCTGAAGAGGCGCTTGCAGTTGCAGAAAAAATTGGCTATCCAGTCATGCTTAAGGCATCGGCAGGTGGTGGTGGAAAAGGGATTCGTAAGGTTGAAAAGGCAGAAGACTTGGTCGCTGCCTTTGAGACAGCATCCAGTGAAGCCAAGGCTAATTTTGGAAATGGCGCTATGTATCTTGAGCGTGTGATTTATCCAGCTCGCCATATCGAAGTTCAGATTCTTGCGGACCAAGAGGGTCATGTTGTCCATCTTGGTGAACGGGACTGTTCACTCCAACGGAATAACCAAAAGGTCTTAGAAGAAAGCCCGTCCATTGCAATTGGCAAAACCCTTCGTCATGAAATTGGTGCTGCCGCCGTTCGTGCAGCAGAGTCTGTAGGCTATGAAAATGCAGGGACGATTGAATTTCTTCTCGATGAAGCGAGCGGCAATTTCTACTTCATGGAAATGAATACTCGTGTGCAAGTTGAACACCCAGTCACAGAGTTTGTTTCAGGTGTCGATATCGTGAAAGAGCAGATTCGCATTGCTGCCGGGCAACCTTTACCTTTCAAACAAGAAGATATTGTCCTACGAGGTCATGCTATCGAGTGCCGGATCAATGCAGAAAATCCAGCATTTAACTTTGCCCCAAGTCCAGGGAAAATTACCAATCTCTATCTACCAAGTGGTGGAGTTGGCTTGCGCGTGGACTCGGCAGTTTATCCAGGTTATACCATTCCCCCTTACTATGATAGTATGATTGCCAAAATCATTGTTCATGGGGAGAATCGTTTTGATGCCTTAATGAAGATGCAACGGGCACTTTATGAACTTGATATTGAAGGAGTACAAACCAATGCAGATTTCCAGCTGGATCTAATCTCAGACCGTCGGGTTATCGCTGGTGACTACGATACTTCCTTCCTGATGGAAACTTTCTTGCCACAATACCAAGAAAAAGAATAG
- the fabF gene encoding beta-ketoacyl-ACP synthase II has translation MKLNRVVVTGYGLTSPIGNTPEEFWNSLQTGKIGIGEITKFDHSEFAVHNAAEVQDFPFDKYFVKKDTNRFDNYSLYALYAAQEAVTNANLDVEAIDKDRFGVIVASGIGGIKEIEDQVIRLHEKGPKRVKPMTLPKALPNMASGNVAMRFGANGICKSINTACASSNDAIGDAFRSIKFGFQDVMLVGGSESSITPFAIAGFQALTALSTTEDPTRASIPFDKDRNGFVMGEGSGMLVLESLEHAEKRGATILAEVVGYGNTCDAYHMTSPHPEGQGAIKAMKLALEEAEISPAQVAYVNAHGTSTPANEKGESGAIVAVLGKEVPVSSTKSFTGHLLGAAGAVEAIATIEAMRHNYVPMTAGTSELSDYIEANVVYGQGLEQEIPYAISNTFGFGGHNAVLAFKRWENK, from the coding sequence ATGAAACTAAATCGAGTTGTAGTAACAGGTTACGGATTGACCTCTCCTATCGGAAATACTCCAGAAGAATTTTGGAACAGTTTGCAAACTGGGAAGATTGGAATTGGAGAAATCACTAAGTTTGACCACAGTGAATTTGCTGTGCACAATGCGGCAGAAGTTCAAGATTTTCCATTTGATAAATACTTTGTCAAAAAAGATACCAACCGTTTTGACAACTATTCTTTGTATGCCTTGTATGCGGCTCAAGAAGCGGTGACAAATGCAAATCTTGATGTAGAAGCAATTGATAAAGATCGCTTTGGTGTCATCGTGGCTTCTGGTATTGGGGGAATTAAAGAAATCGAAGATCAGGTTATCCGTCTTCATGAAAAAGGTCCAAAACGCGTTAAACCAATGACACTTCCAAAAGCTTTGCCAAACATGGCTTCAGGAAATGTTGCCATGCGTTTCGGAGCAAACGGTATCTGTAAATCAATCAATACAGCCTGTGCCTCATCAAACGATGCCATTGGGGATGCCTTCCGCTCTATCAAGTTTGGTTTCCAAGATGTCATGTTAGTTGGTGGTTCAGAATCATCTATCACTCCTTTTGCTATCGCTGGTTTCCAAGCATTGACTGCCCTATCAACTACAGAGGATCCAACTCGTGCTTCTATCCCATTTGACAAAGATCGTAATGGTTTTGTGATGGGAGAAGGTTCAGGGATGTTGGTTCTTGAAAGTCTTGAACATGCTGAAAAACGTGGCGCAACTATCTTGGCTGAAGTAGTTGGCTACGGTAATACCTGTGATGCTTACCATATGACTTCACCTCATCCAGAGGGTCAAGGTGCGATTAAGGCTATGAAGTTGGCTTTGGAAGAAGCAGAAATTTCTCCAGCGCAAGTGGCTTACGTCAATGCCCACGGAACTTCAACTCCTGCAAATGAAAAAGGAGAAAGTGGTGCGATCGTAGCTGTTCTTGGTAAAGAAGTACCTGTATCTTCAACCAAGTCCTTTACAGGACACTTACTTGGTGCTGCAGGAGCGGTAGAAGCAATTGCTACCATCGAAGCTATGCGTCATAACTATGTACCAATGACGGCTGGAACAAGTGAGTTATCAGACTATATCGAAGCCAATGTCGTTTATGGACAAGGCTTGGAGCAAGAAATCCCTTATGCTATTTCAAACACTTTTGGTTTTGGTGGACACAATGCGGTTCTTGCTTTCAAACGTTGGGAGAATAAATAA
- a CDS encoding Asp23/Gls24 family envelope stress response protein: MGIEEQLGEIVIAPRVLEKIIAIATAKVEGVHSFSNKSVSDTLSKLSLGRGVYLKNVDEELTADIYLYLEYGVKVPKVAVAIQKAVKDAVRNMADVELAAINIHVAGIVPDKTPKPELKDLFDEDFLND; encoded by the coding sequence ATGGGAATTGAAGAACAACTTGGCGAAATCGTTATCGCCCCACGTGTACTTGAAAAAATCATTGCTATTGCTACTGCAAAAGTAGAGGGTGTTCACTCTTTTTCAAACAAATCAGTATCTGACACCCTTTCAAAACTTTCTCTTGGCCGTGGTGTTTATCTTAAAAACGTGGACGAAGAGCTCACAGCTGATATCTATCTCTACCTTGAGTACGGAGTAAAAGTTCCTAAGGTAGCGGTTGCTATCCAGAAAGCTGTCAAAGATGCCGTTCGTAATATGGCTGATGTAGAACTCGCTGCTATCAATATTCACGTTGCAGGTATCGTTCCAGATAAAACACCAAAACCAGAATTGAAAGATCTATTTGACGAGGACTTCCTCAATGACTAG